A genomic stretch from Gopherus flavomarginatus isolate rGopFla2 chromosome 3, rGopFla2.mat.asm, whole genome shotgun sequence includes:
- the ACTL7A gene encoding actin-like protein 7A, producing the protein MSVKGSTSSVAAATIQEGPAKRAVLVRASKKPKEDSASSTQGSPKIVKETRAVIIDIGTGYCKCGFAGEPRPSHVISSTVGKHFQETAKTGDNRKESFVGKELQDVKIPLKLVNPLRHGIVVDWDCVQDIWEYIFHKEMKIQPEEHAVLVSDPPLSPTTNREKYAEMLFETFCTPAMHIAYQSRLSMYSYGKTSALVVESGHGVSYVVPIYEGYTMPSITGRVDYAGSDLTQYLMKLLNEAGKTFTGEQLSVIEDIKEKCCYTSLDLQHDMSLPLRKQQVDYELPDGHLIPIGKERFMCAEMLFKPSLIGSQQPALPLLTMTCLSKCDVDLKKKLMGNILLCGGCTMLRGFPDRFQSDLTKMWPNDNPIAAASPDRKSSVWTGGSILASLKAFQQLWVYRREYEEQGPFFIYRKCF; encoded by the coding sequence AGAGGATAGCGCATCATCAACTCAGGGAAGCCCCAAGATTGTGAAGGAGACTAGAGCAGTGATCATAGACATTGGCACAGGTTACTGTAAGTGTGGATTTGCTGGAGAGCCTCGTCCCTCCCATGTTATTTCATCTACAGTGGGCAAGCATTTCCAGGAGACTGCTAAAACTGGGGACAATCGCAAAGAAAGCTTTgttggaaaagaacttcaggatgTGAAAATACCCCTAAAACTGGTCAACCCCTTGAGACACGGCATAGTGGTTGACTGGGATTGTGTCCAAGACATTTGGGAATACATTTTCCACAAAGAGATGAAGATTCAGCCAGAGGAGCATGCGGTGCTGGTATCAGACCCTCCACTGAGTCCCACCACCAACAGGGAGAAATATGCTGAGATGCTGTTTGAAACGTTCTGCACTCCTGCCATGCATATCGCCTACCAGTCCAGATTATCTATGTATTCATACGGAAAGACCTCTGCTCTTGTGGTAGAAAGTGGCCATGGCGTTTCATATGTGGTCCCTATCTACGAAGGTTATACTATGCCAAGCATTACTGGACGCGTAGACTATGCTGGATCAGACCTTACCCAGTACCTCATGAAGTTATTAAATGAGGCGGGGAAAACATTTACTGGGGAACAACTAAGTGTGATAGAAGACATCAAGGAAAAGTGTTGCTATACGTCTCTGGACCTTCAGCATGACATGAGTTTGCCTCTCCGGAAACAGCAGGTTGATTACGAACTTCCAGatgggcacctaattcccattggcaAAGAGAGATTCATGTGTGCTGAAATGCTCTTTAAACCATCCTTGATAGGATCACAGCAGCCAGCGCTTCCACTGCTGACAATGACCTGCCTCAGTAAATGTGATGTTGATCTCAAGAAGAAGCTGATGGGCAATATCTTGCTGTGCGGAGGTTGTACCATGCTGAGGGGTTTCCCTGACCGCTTCCAGAGCGACCTGACCAAGATGTGGCCCAATGATAACCCCATTGCAGCAGCATCCCCTGACAGAAAGTCTTCTGTCTGGACTGGAGGGTCAATTTTGGCATCACTCAAGGCCTTTCAGCAGCTCTGGGTTTACAGAAGAGAATATGAAGAACAGGGTCCTTTCTTCATCTACAGGAAATGCTTTTGA